GGGATTCGTCGCCCATCCGCCGCCGGTAGACCTCGACCACCCGCTCCAGCGAGTCGGCCAGGTACACCTCGAGCAGCTTCTCCGCCTCGGTCCTGTCCCCGGCCTGGAGGGCCTGGAGGATCTGGCGGTTGCGCTGGAGGTACGGCTCGTGCAGCCGGCGCGGCTCGTCGACGAGGTGGAAGGCGAGGCGCAGCTCGGCGAAGACGCTGCGCATCAGCTCATCGGTGCGAACGCTTCCGGCCAGGGCCACCAGTTCGCGGTGGAAGTGGAAGTTGGCGGTGCCCAGTCCTTTCCAGTCACTCTCGACGGCCGCGACCTGCCCCTCGGTGACGCTCGCCCGGAGGCCGTCCAGCGCGTACGGCGGCTCCCCCAGCCCGCGTACGACGGCGCACTCGACGAGCGCGCGCGTGCGGTAGATGTCCTCGACGTCCTCGACGGTCAGGACCCGGACGAACACGCCCCGGTTCAGCTCGTGGACGAGCAGGCGCTCATGGGTGAGCAGCCGGAACGCCTCGCGGAGCGTGTTACGGGAGACGCCGAGCGCCCCGCCGATGCTGTCCTCCGACAGCCGTGTCCCGGGCGGGAAATAGCCCTCGGCGATGCGGCTTCTGAGGATGTCCGAAACCCGTTCGGCCGTGCTCGTACGGCCCAGGAGGGCGCGGTCGTCGGCCAGTCCCGCCAGCTGCTCTGCCATGCCCGGAATTCAACCGCAGACACGAGAACGAAACAACATGGGTATTGAAGGATCGTTCAACGATCCTCTACCTTCCTTCCATGGCACCGCCGTCCCCGCCGCGGCGACCCGCCCCCGCACGGCACAGCTCACTCCCCGCACCCTCCGTCCTCCCTCAGCGAGGTGCCCCATGAGCACGCCCCTTCCACCCCGGACCCCGGCCACCGACACCCGACCCGCCGGCGCGACACCCGCTCCCGACGACGGCGCCCTGGCCTGGCTGCGCGCCCTCGGCCCGCGCGGCCGCCGCGCCTTCGCCGGCGCGTTCGGCGGCTACGCCCTCGACTCCTACGACTACTTCACGCTGCCGCTGAGCATGGTCGCGCTGGCGGCGTACTTCGGTCTGGACAGCGGCCAGACCGGCCTGTTCACCACCGTCACCCTGGTCGCCTCGGCGATCGGCGGCGCCGTGGCGGGGGTGCTGGCCGACCGGATCGGCCGGGTCAGGGCCCTGATGATCACGGTGATCACGTACGCGGTCTTCACCGTCGCCTGCGGCTTCGCGCCCACCTACGAGACGCTGCTGGTCTTCCGGTCCCTCCAGGGCCTCGGTTTCGGCGGCGAGTGGGCGGTCGGCGCGATCCTGGTCGCCGAGTACGCGAGCGCGAAGCACCGGGGCCGCACCCTCGGCGCGATCCAGAGCTCGTGGGCCGTCGGCTGGGGCCTCGCGGCCCTCACGTACACGCTGGTCTTCTCGTTCTTCGGCGACGACATCGCCTGGCGCGTGATGTTCTGGACGGGCGCCCTGCCCGCGCTGCTCGTGGTGTGGATGCGGCGCCGGGTACAGGACGCGCCGGAGGCCGTCGCCGCCCGCGAACAGAGCGCCGGGAAGGGCTCGTTCCCGGCGATCTTCAAAGGGCCGCTGCTGCGGACGACGCTCTTCGCGGGCCTGCTCTCGACCGGTGTGCAGGGCGGCTACTACACCCTGGCGACCTGGGTGCCGACGTATCTGAAATCCGAGCGCGGCCTGTCGGTGGTCGGCACCGGCGGCTATCTGACCTTCCTGATCTCGGGCGCCTTCCTCGGCTACCTCACCGGCGGCTACCTCACCGACCGGCTGGGCCGGCGCCGCAACATCTGGCTGTTCGCCCTGCTGTCGGCGGTGTGCATCCTGGCGTACGCGAACATCCCGAGCGGCGCGGACACCGTGCTCCTCGTGCTCGGATTCCCGCTCGGGTTCTGCATGTCGGCGATCTTCAGCGGTTTCGGGTCCTACCTGAGCGAGCTGTACCCGACGGCCCTGCGCGGCACGGGACAGGGCTTCACGTACAACACCGGCCGCGCCGTGGGCGCCGTCTTCCCCACCACGGTCGGCTACCTCGCCGACAGTTGGGGCGTGGGCGGCGCGCTGGTGTTCGGCGCGATCGGCTACGCAATCGCCGCCCTGGCGCTGCTGGGGCTGCCGGAGACCCGCGGGAAGGAACTGGAGTGAACCGTCCGATCCTCACGCAGGACCGCCGTACGCCCTCCGTCGACGACCGTCCCGTCACCCTCCTCGACGAGCACGCGCACGCGTGGAGCCCCGCCACCGCCCGGGCCCGCTTCCGGGCGGGCCTGGCGGGCCCCACGGCCGGGGTCGCGGGCGGCCACACCCAGGTCAACCTGATCTCGGTGCCCGCGGACTGGGCGTACGACATGCTCCTGTTCTGCCAGCGCAACCCGAAGCCCTGTCCCGTCCTCGACGTCACGGACGCCGGCTCCTGGACGACCGTCCTCGCCGAGGGCGCCGACCTGCGCACCGATCTGCCGCGCTACCGGGTCTGGGCGGACGGGGAGCTGGTGGACGAGCCGACGGACGTGCGCGCGTACTGGCGTGACGACCTGGTGTCGTTCCTGATCGGATGCAGCTTCACCTTCGAGTGGGCGCTGTCCGGGGCCGGCGTCCCGATCCGGCACGTCGAGCAGGGACGCAACGTCCCGATGTACGTGACGAGCCGGCAGTGCCGGCCCGCGGGGCGGCTGCACGGCCCCATGGTGGTGTCCATGCGTCCGGTGCCGCCGCAGCACCTCGCGGCGGCCATCCGGGAGAGCAGCCTGCTCCCGGCGGTGCACGGCAGCCCCGTACACTGCGGCGATCCGTCGGGACTGGGCATCGACGACCTCGGCCGGCCCGACTTCGGCGACCCCGTGGAAGCCGCGCCGGACGACATCCCGGTGTTCTGGGCCTGCGGTGTGACCCCGCAGGCCGCGGTGATGGCCTCGCGCCCGCCGTTCGCCCTCACCCACGCCCCGGGACAGATGTTCCTCACCGACGCCCGCGACGAGCAGTACCGCGTGGCTTGAGAAGGAGATACGAAGGAACCATGACCGCGACGACCGCGATCGATCTGAACGCCGACCTCGGCGAGGGCTTCGGCCGCTGGCAGCTGACCGACGACGAACAACTGCTGTCCGTCGTCAGCAGCGCCAACGTGGCCTGTGGCTTCCACGCCGGGGACGCGGTCACCATGCGGCGGGTGTGCGACCTGGCGGCCGAGCGAGGCGTGACGATCGGCGCGCAGGTCTCCTACCGGGACCTGGCGGGGTTCGGGCGGCGCGCCATGGACGTGCCGCCCGCCGAACTGGCCGCCGAGGTGGCGTACCAGATCGGCGCCCTGGAGGTGTTCGCCCGGGCGGCGGGCGCGCGCGTGGCGTACGTGAAGCCGCACGGCGCGCTCTACAACCGGGTCGTGCACGACGAGGAACAGGCCGGCGCGGTGATCGACGGGGTGCTCCTCGCCGACGCCGCGCTGCCCGTGCTCGGGCTGCCCGGCTCACGCCTGCTGGAGCTGGCCCGGGGGGCGGGACTCCCGGCCGTCCCGGAGGCCTTCGCGGACCGCGCGTACACCGAGGAGGGCACGCTCGTGCCCCGTGGGCAGGCCGGGGCCGTGGTCACCGACCCGGACGCCGTCGTGGAGCGGTCGGTGCGCCTGGCCCGGCTCGGGCAGGTCACCTCCCACGCGGGATCGTCCATCGAGGTACGCGCGCGTTCGCTGTGCCTGCACGGCGACACGCCCGGCGCGGTGGAGCTGGCCCGCCGGGTCCGGCGTGGCCTGGAGGAGTCGGGCGTACGAGTGGAGGCCTTCGCATGAGCGTGCGCGTCCTGCCCGTCGGCGACGACGCCCTGCTGGTCGAGCTGGCGTCCGGCGCGGAGGCCGAGGCCCTGCACGCGGAGCTGCTGCGTCGCCGCGCGGCGGGCCTGCTCCATGCCCGCGAGATCGTCCCGGCGGCCCGCACCGTCCTCCTGGACGGTCTGACCGACCCCGGCCGGCTGGCGTCCGAGCTGGCCGCGTCCGTGGTACCGCCCGCTCCCCCGCGTGAGCAGGCGGCCGTGGAGATCCCGATCCGCTACGACGGCCCGGACCTGGCCGAGGTCGCCGCCCACTGGGGCGTCCCTGAGGAGGAGGTGGCCCGCATCCACGCGGCCACCGAGTTCCGGGTCGCCTTCTGCGGGTTCGCGCCCGGCTTCGCCTATCTCACCGGTCTGCCTCCGCGCTACGACGTGCCGCGCCGGGCCACCCCGCGCACCGCCGTGCCGGCCGGTTCGGTGGCGCTGGCGGGGCCGTACACGGGTGTGTACCCGCGTTCGTCGCCGGGCGGCTGGCAGCTGATCGGCAGCACGGAGGCGGTGCTGTGGGACCACGCGCGCGTGCCGGCCGCGCTGCTGTCGCCGGGCACGCGCGTGCGCTTCGTCCCGGTGGGGCCGGTGGGGCCGGTGGGGCCGGTGGGATCGGTGGGCACCTCATGAGCGACCGCGCCGTCTCCGTCGTCCGCGCCGGGGCGCTCACCACGGTGCAGGACCGGGGCCGCCCGGGACACGCGCATCTCGGCGTGCCCCGTTCCGGCGCTCTCGACGCGCCCGCGGCGGCCCTCGTCAACCGGCTGGTGGGCAACCCGCCCGATGCGGCCGTCCTGGAGACGACGCTCAACGGCTGCGCCCTCAGGCCGCGTTCCGACGTGACCATCGCGGTCGGCGGCGCGCCCTGCCGGGTCACGGTGGACGGCCGGCCGGTCGCCTGGGGCGCGCCCGTGCGGGTACGCGCCGGCACCCTCCTGGACATCGGACCGGCCGTCTCCGGGGTACGCACCTACGTGGCCCTGGCAGGCGGCATCATCGTCGAGCCGGTCCTCGGCAGCCGGTCCACGGATCTGCTCTCGGGCCTCGGCCCCGCGCCGCTCACGGACGGCACCGTCCTGCCCCTGGGGCGCGAACTCGTCCCGCACGCGCGCGTGGACGTCGCCCCGCAGCCGGCGCCGCCGGCCGAACTCGTCCTCCGGGTGACGCTCGGCCCACGGGACGACTGGTTCACGCCGGACGCGCTCCGCGCCTTCACCTCGCGGATCTTCCTCGTGTCCTCGGCGAGCAATCGCATCGGGCTGCGCACCGAGGGACCCGCCCTGGAGCGCGCCCGGAGCGGTGAGCTGGCGAGCGAGGGCATGGTCCTGGGCGCCGTACAGGTTCCGCCCGCCGGCCGGCCGGTGGTCTTCCTGGCCGATCACCCGACCACCGGTGGCTACCCGGTGATCGGGGTCGTCCGCGCGGCCGATCTCGCGGCCGCGGCCCAGGCCGTGCCCGGAACGCCGGTCCGCTTCGTGGCCGTACGCCGAAGGTGACGCGGGTGGCGTCGGCCGCTGCGGGCTTCAGGCGGCGTCCGGCTGCCGCTCCGCCACGGAGAGCGCGGCGAGCGCCGCGGACACCGCCGCGGAGGCCCGCAGATCGAGGCGGGCGCTCGTCCCCCGCGCGCGGTGCCGCAGCTCGTCGGCGGCCAGCGTGAGCAGTTGCGGGAGCAGGTCGGTGCAGCGCCGGGCCACCCAGCCGGTGCCAGCGGTCGCCAGCCACCACAGGCTCGCCGAGGTCGTCGGCGCCGGGAACTCGGGCTCGGGCGAGGGCGCGGAGCCGGTCGCGAGGCCCGCCTCCGCCAGCACCGCGTGGAAGCGCACCGCCAGTTGCCGGTGCCCCCGTTCCCCGGGGTGGAGCCGGTCCGCGCTCCACATGGCGCGGTCCGTCAGCCAGGCGCCCTCCGCGGCGTGCAGGTGGACGGCGCCGTACCGTTCGGAGAGCGCGTGGACGACGGCGTTGACCGCGCGCTGCCGCCGGGCCAGTGGTCGGGCGAGAACCCCGGGCAGCCCGAGGGTGCCGCCCGGGTCGGGCAGGCACGCGGTGAGCAGGACCGCGCCCTGCTCGGCGAAGGCGCCGTAGACCGTGTCGAGCCGGGCGGCAACGGCATGGATGTCGAAGGTGCAGCGCAGAGTGTCGTTGACACCGACGACCACGGAGACGACGTCGGGCCGCAGCTCCAGCCCGGCCGGGAGCTGCCGTTCGAGCACGTCCCGCGTCTGCGCGCCGCTGACCGCGAGATTGATGAACTCCACGGGCTCCACGGGCTCCACGGGCTCCCCGGGCTCCACGAGCGCCTCGACCCCCGCCAGCACTTCGGGACCCGCGAGCACCTCGGTCCCCGCAAGCACCTCGGTCCCCGCAAGCCCCACGAGCCGCTCCTCGGTCCCCGCGACACCCGCAAGCACCTCAGGCCCCTCAAGCACCTCGGGCCCTGTATGCCCCGCAAGCCCCTCGGACCCCACAGGCCCCTCGGTCCCGGCGCCCCCCGCGAGCCCCTCGACCCCCGCAAGCCCCTCGGCCCCGGTCGCCCGCGCGGAGCCCTCGGTCTCGCCGGCCAGCCCGTGGGCGAGCAGCGCGGCCCAGCCGCGCCATCCCTCGCCCACGGGGTCCCCCACGCCCTCGGTGAGCGAGTCACCGAGGGCGACGAAGCGGACGCGTCTCATCCGAGTCCTCCGGGCACGAAAGGACGAACAGGTGCGGTCACCGGTGCCGTGACCGACACCGGCGCGTCGTGCGCCGCGAGGAAGGCGTCGACCGCCGTACCCCAGCCGAAGCACTCCGCACGCGCGCGTGCGGCCTCCCGGCGGGCCGCGAGGGGACGCTCCAGGAGGTTCTCCACGGCGTCCGCGAACGCCGCCCCCCGGTCGGCCGCCGTGGCCCCCGCGGCGCCGATCACCTCGGGGAGCGCCGAGGAGGCGCTCGCGACCACGGGGGTCCCGCACGCCATGGCCTCCAGGGCGGCGAGCCCGAACGTCTCCGCGGGCCCCGGGGCCAGACACACGTCGGCCGAGGCCTGCAAGGCCCCCAACGCGCCTCGGTCGGAGACGTGCCCCACGAACGTCACGGGCAGCCCGCGCTCGCGTGCCCGTTGCTCCAGCCGCGGCCGCAGCGGTCCGTCGCCCGCGACGACCAGAACCGCCCGCGCACCGCGCCGCAGCAACGCCTCCAGGGCGTCCAGCGCCGTACCGGGGCGCTTCTCCACGGACAGGCGGGTGCACATCACCAGCAGGGTCTGGTCCTCGCGCGCGTGACGGGCCCGCAGCCCGGCGTCACGCAGGGCGGGGTGCCGTTCGACGAGGTCGACGCCCAGCGGCGCCCGCACGACGTTCCGCGCCCCGATCCGCACGAACTCCCGCTCGGCGAACTCGGTGGTGCACACCACGCGCGCGTACGTGTGCGCCGTACGGAGGTTGAGCGCGTCGGCGGCGCGCCGGGCCGCCCCTTCCGGCACGCCCCAGGTGCGCAGGACGCCGTCGGCGGTCTCGTGGGAGACCATCACTGCGGGAACGCGGGCCCGCCGGGCCCACTTGCCGGTCCAGCGCAGTGTCGTGCGGTCGGAGACCTCCAGGCGGTCGGGGGCGAGTTCCTCCAGCAGGCGGGCGACCCGCCGTTTGTCGGTGAGGACGCGGTAGCCGCCGGTGCCGGGCAGCAGCGGCCCCGGCAGGGTGATCACCCGCCCCTGCTCGGTCCGGCGGTCGCTCTCCCGCTCGCCGGGCACGATCAGGACCGGCTCGTGGCCGGCCGCGCGATAGCCCTTGCCGAGTTCACGCAGGGCCGTGCGCAGCCCGCCCGAGGCGGGGGCCACGAAGTTGGCGAGCCGCACGATCCGCAGCGGCCCGGCACTCGTGGAGGTGGGGCGGGCCAGGCCACTTCCGCCGTCGGCGCCGCTCATGCCGTTCGGGCCGCTCATGCCGCCACCACCAGTCGACGCGCGGCGAGCACGTCCTCGTAGTGGCCGATGAGCCGGTCGCCGATGGCGGCCCAGGTGCGTCCCTCGACCGTGGCCCGCCCGGCGGCGCCGTAGGCGGCCCGCCGCGCGGGGTCGGCCACCAGCGCCGCCACCGCGTCCTGCACGACGGTGGCGTCCCGGGGCGGGACGAGCAGGCCGGTGCGCCCGTGGGCGACCAGGTCCAGGGGGCCGCCCGCGGCGGGGGCGACCACCGGCACACCACTGGCCATGGCCTCCTGCACCGTCTGGCAGAAGGTCTCGAAGGGGCCGGTGTGCACGAACACGTCCAGCGAGGCGAAGATCCGGGCGAGTTCGTCGCCGGTGCGGTTGCCCAGGAAGACCGCGCCCGGCAGGGTCTCCTCCAGGCCGGGCCTGCTCGGTCCGTCGCCCACCACCACGACCCGGACGCCCGGCAGCCCGCAGACGCCGGCCAGCAGCTCGACGTGCTTCTCGGGGGCGAGCCGTCCGACGTAGCCGACGATCAGCTCGCCGTTCGGGGCGAGTGCGCGGCGCAGTGCCTCGTCGCGGCGGTCGGGGCGGAAGCGCAGGGTGTCCACGCCCCGCGGCCACAGCTTCACCCGGGGCACCGCGTGCGTGTCCAGGTCGTGCAGGGCCGCGCTGGAGGGGGCGAGGGTGAGGTCGGCGGCGGCGTGGACGGACCGTATCCGGCGCCAGGCGGCTGCCTCGCCGGCGCCCATGTAGGTGCGGGCGTAGCCGCCCAGGTCGGTCTGGTAGACGGCGACGGCGGGGATACCGAGCCGGGCGGCGGCCGCCATGCCCCGGACGCCGAGGATGAAGGGGCTGGCCAGGTGGACCATGTCGGCCCGGTGCTCGGCGATGGCGGCGGCGACGCGTCGGCTGGGGAGGGCGACGCGGACCTGGGGGTAGCCGGGGAGCGGAAGGGAGGGGACTCGGACGACGGGGCAGGGCGCTTCGGCGTCCGGCCCGGTCCCGGCGGCGGTGGCCGGGGCGACGACGACGGGGGCGTGACCGCGATCGACGAGGTGTCGGGCGGTCTGGAAGGCGCAATGGGCCACGCCGTTCACGTCGGGGGGAAAGGATTCGGTCACGATGACGACACGCATACCCGTGTTGTCGCCGCCCCGGACGTGGACGCGTCAAAGTGGATCTTTCCGAACGACAAACGTCCCGTGAGCGTTGTGCTGCGCACCCGGTACTTGCCCGCCGCGTACCG
The sequence above is a segment of the Streptomyces asoensis genome. Coding sequences within it:
- a CDS encoding putative hydro-lyase, coding for MNRPILTQDRRTPSVDDRPVTLLDEHAHAWSPATARARFRAGLAGPTAGVAGGHTQVNLISVPADWAYDMLLFCQRNPKPCPVLDVTDAGSWTTVLAEGADLRTDLPRYRVWADGELVDEPTDVRAYWRDDLVSFLIGCSFTFEWALSGAGVPIRHVEQGRNVPMYVTSRQCRPAGRLHGPMVVSMRPVPPQHLAAAIRESSLLPAVHGSPVHCGDPSGLGIDDLGRPDFGDPVEAAPDDIPVFWACGVTPQAAVMASRPPFALTHAPGQMFLTDARDEQYRVA
- a CDS encoding SGNH/GDSL hydrolase family protein, which codes for MLAGVEALVEPGEPVEPVEPVEFINLAVSGAQTRDVLERQLPAGLELRPDVVSVVVGVNDTLRCTFDIHAVAARLDTVYGAFAEQGAVLLTACLPDPGGTLGLPGVLARPLARRQRAVNAVVHALSERYGAVHLHAAEGAWLTDRAMWSADRLHPGERGHRQLAVRFHAVLAEAGLATGSAPSPEPEFPAPTTSASLWWLATAGTGWVARRCTDLLPQLLTLAADELRHRARGTSARLDLRASAAVSAALAALSVAERQPDAA
- a CDS encoding biotin-dependent carboxyltransferase family protein; its protein translation is MSDRAVSVVRAGALTTVQDRGRPGHAHLGVPRSGALDAPAAALVNRLVGNPPDAAVLETTLNGCALRPRSDVTIAVGGAPCRVTVDGRPVAWGAPVRVRAGTLLDIGPAVSGVRTYVALAGGIIVEPVLGSRSTDLLSGLGPAPLTDGTVLPLGRELVPHARVDVAPQPAPPAELVLRVTLGPRDDWFTPDALRAFTSRIFLVSSASNRIGLRTEGPALERARSGELASEGMVLGAVQVPPAGRPVVFLADHPTTGGYPVIGVVRAADLAAAAQAVPGTPVRFVAVRRR
- a CDS encoding glycosyltransferase family 4 protein, producing MRVVIVTESFPPDVNGVAHCAFQTARHLVDRGHAPVVVAPATAAGTGPDAEAPCPVVRVPSLPLPGYPQVRVALPSRRVAAAIAEHRADMVHLASPFILGVRGMAAAARLGIPAVAVYQTDLGGYARTYMGAGEAAAWRRIRSVHAAADLTLAPSSAALHDLDTHAVPRVKLWPRGVDTLRFRPDRRDEALRRALAPNGELIVGYVGRLAPEKHVELLAGVCGLPGVRVVVVGDGPSRPGLEETLPGAVFLGNRTGDELARIFASLDVFVHTGPFETFCQTVQEAMASGVPVVAPAAGGPLDLVAHGRTGLLVPPRDATVVQDAVAALVADPARRAAYGAAGRATVEGRTWAAIGDRLIGHYEDVLAARRLVVAA
- a CDS encoding 5-oxoprolinase subunit B family protein codes for the protein MRVLPVGDDALLVELASGAEAEALHAELLRRRAAGLLHAREIVPAARTVLLDGLTDPGRLASELAASVVPPAPPREQAAVEIPIRYDGPDLAEVAAHWGVPEEEVARIHAATEFRVAFCGFAPGFAYLTGLPPRYDVPRRATPRTAVPAGSVALAGPYTGVYPRSSPGGWQLIGSTEAVLWDHARVPAALLSPGTRVRFVPVGPVGPVGPVGSVGTS
- a CDS encoding LamB/YcsF family protein; translation: MTATTAIDLNADLGEGFGRWQLTDDEQLLSVVSSANVACGFHAGDAVTMRRVCDLAAERGVTIGAQVSYRDLAGFGRRAMDVPPAELAAEVAYQIGALEVFARAAGARVAYVKPHGALYNRVVHDEEQAGAVIDGVLLADAALPVLGLPGSRLLELARGAGLPAVPEAFADRAYTEEGTLVPRGQAGAVVTDPDAVVERSVRLARLGQVTSHAGSSIEVRARSLCLHGDTPGAVELARRVRRGLEESGVRVEAFA
- a CDS encoding glycosyltransferase; translation: MSGADGGSGLARPTSTSAGPLRIVRLANFVAPASGGLRTALRELGKGYRAAGHEPVLIVPGERESDRRTEQGRVITLPGPLLPGTGGYRVLTDKRRVARLLEELAPDRLEVSDRTTLRWTGKWARRARVPAVMVSHETADGVLRTWGVPEGAARRAADALNLRTAHTYARVVCTTEFAEREFVRIGARNVVRAPLGVDLVERHPALRDAGLRARHAREDQTLLVMCTRLSVEKRPGTALDALEALLRRGARAVLVVAGDGPLRPRLEQRARERGLPVTFVGHVSDRGALGALQASADVCLAPGPAETFGLAALEAMACGTPVVASASSALPEVIGAAGATAADRGAAFADAVENLLERPLAARREAARARAECFGWGTAVDAFLAAHDAPVSVTAPVTAPVRPFVPGGLG
- a CDS encoding GntR family transcriptional regulator, encoding MAEQLAGLADDRALLGRTSTAERVSDILRSRIAEGYFPPGTRLSEDSIGGALGVSRNTLREAFRLLTHERLLVHELNRGVFVRVLTVEDVEDIYRTRALVECAVVRGLGEPPYALDGLRASVTEGQVAAVESDWKGLGTANFHFHRELVALAGSVRTDELMRSVFAELRLAFHLVDEPRRLHEPYLQRNRQILQALQAGDRTEAEKLLEVYLADSLERVVEVYRRRMGDESPTEG
- a CDS encoding MFS transporter yields the protein MSTPLPPRTPATDTRPAGATPAPDDGALAWLRALGPRGRRAFAGAFGGYALDSYDYFTLPLSMVALAAYFGLDSGQTGLFTTVTLVASAIGGAVAGVLADRIGRVRALMITVITYAVFTVACGFAPTYETLLVFRSLQGLGFGGEWAVGAILVAEYASAKHRGRTLGAIQSSWAVGWGLAALTYTLVFSFFGDDIAWRVMFWTGALPALLVVWMRRRVQDAPEAVAAREQSAGKGSFPAIFKGPLLRTTLFAGLLSTGVQGGYYTLATWVPTYLKSERGLSVVGTGGYLTFLISGAFLGYLTGGYLTDRLGRRRNIWLFALLSAVCILAYANIPSGADTVLLVLGFPLGFCMSAIFSGFGSYLSELYPTALRGTGQGFTYNTGRAVGAVFPTTVGYLADSWGVGGALVFGAIGYAIAALALLGLPETRGKELE